In Bacillus sp. SB49, a single window of DNA contains:
- a CDS encoding sugar kinase encodes MDVVTLGETMVTFTSKSSGLMRYASDFAMKVAGAESNVAIALARLGHDVGFISKVGDDEFGEKVRSFIRGEGVDVNKVTSYGGAPTGIMFKEKLTPNEMRVQYYRKGSAASAMTPDDLDESYIAGARFLHITGITPALSSSCLESVLTAVHYAKRNGVTVVFDPNLRKKLWGEEEARSALLEIASMADIVLPGIDEAEFLFGPSSTEQLADRFHELGASVVIMKLGKRGAYVKDHSFTGYVDGYPIDDVVDPVGAGDAFAAGCLSGLLDGLPVEEACRRGNAAGAMVTLVEGDVEGLPTKERVEAFQNQDVKEDVER; translated from the coding sequence ATGGATGTAGTCACACTGGGAGAGACGATGGTTACTTTCACGTCCAAATCTTCAGGACTGATGCGTTACGCTTCAGACTTTGCAATGAAAGTGGCTGGTGCAGAATCGAACGTTGCCATCGCCCTTGCACGATTAGGACATGATGTTGGATTTATCAGCAAAGTAGGAGACGATGAATTCGGTGAGAAGGTTCGCAGCTTCATCCGAGGAGAAGGAGTGGACGTCAACAAAGTTACTTCGTACGGAGGAGCTCCTACAGGTATCATGTTCAAAGAGAAGCTGACACCGAACGAGATGCGGGTCCAGTATTACCGTAAAGGATCTGCAGCGAGTGCGATGACTCCGGACGATCTGGACGAATCCTATATCGCCGGCGCCCGGTTCCTGCATATTACAGGTATTACACCAGCGCTCAGTTCAAGTTGTCTTGAAAGCGTTTTAACTGCTGTTCATTATGCCAAGCGTAACGGCGTAACAGTGGTTTTCGATCCGAATCTGCGGAAGAAGTTGTGGGGAGAAGAAGAAGCACGATCGGCTCTGTTGGAAATTGCCTCCATGGCGGACATTGTGCTGCCCGGTATCGATGAAGCAGAATTCCTTTTTGGACCATCTTCTACGGAGCAGCTGGCTGATAGATTTCATGAACTTGGAGCTTCTGTCGTCATCATGAAGCTCGGCAAAAGGGGAGCTTACGTGAAAGACCATTCATTCACAGGCTATGTCGATGGTTATCCCATCGATGATGTGGTCGATCCGGTCGGTGCGGGCGATGCATTCGCAGCCGGCTGTCTCTCAGGCCTGCTGGACGGTTTGCCGGTAGAAGAGGCTTGCAGACGCGGAAATGCTGCAGGGGCCATGGTCACGTTAGTCGAGGGTGACGTAGAAGGTCTGCCAACGAAGGAACGTGTCGAAGCGTTTCAAAATCAGGATGTCAAAGAGGATGTAGAGCGATAA
- a CDS encoding bifunctional 4-hydroxy-2-oxoglutarate aldolase/2-dehydro-3-deoxy-phosphogluconate aldolase has translation MGTVFQRMLEHKLVAILRGKQEEDIVNIAQSLHDGGVHMMEITVDTPRFDEHIRQVKEAFGERMIVGAGTVLDPETARTAILAGAQFIFSPTVDKETITMAKRYGVVSIPGAMTPTEILTAYEQGADMIKVFPAGAMGPGYIKDVHGPLPHIPLMPTGGVDLSNVREYFDKGAVAAGLGSSLVPSNKTMDETALRELTETARQFSEAIKDVERV, from the coding sequence ATGGGAACAGTCTTTCAACGAATGTTAGAGCATAAGCTTGTAGCGATTCTTCGTGGGAAACAAGAAGAAGATATAGTGAACATCGCCCAGTCGCTGCATGACGGTGGGGTGCACATGATGGAAATCACGGTGGATACTCCACGATTCGACGAGCATATCCGTCAAGTCAAGGAAGCTTTCGGTGAGCGCATGATTGTCGGAGCCGGAACGGTACTGGATCCGGAAACAGCACGGACAGCCATTCTTGCCGGAGCGCAGTTCATCTTCTCGCCGACGGTCGACAAAGAAACGATCACGATGGCGAAACGGTACGGCGTTGTAAGTATTCCGGGAGCAATGACTCCGACTGAGATTTTGACAGCCTATGAGCAGGGTGCAGACATGATTAAAGTCTTTCCGGCAGGAGCGATGGGACCTGGGTATATCAAAGATGTACACGGACCGCTGCCACACATCCCGTTAATGCCTACAGGTGGAGTCGACCTGTCCAACGTCCGCGAATACTTTGATAAAGGAGCAGTAGCCGCAGGGCTTGGCAGCTCGCTTGTCCCTTCCAATAAGACGATGGATGAAACGGCACTCAGGGAATTGACAGAAACGGCAAGACAATTCAGTGAAGCGATAAAGGATGTGGAGAGAGTATGA
- the dgoD gene encoding galactonate dehydratase yields the protein MKIIDFKLYQLPPRWLFLKIETDIGVCGWGEPVVEGRTHTVAACVTELMDYLIGKDPRHIEDHFQVLYRGGFYRGGPILMSAISGIEQALWDIKGKYYHMPVHEMLGGSVRDNIQVYSWIGGDRPSDVGAAAKEKAEAGFTAIKMNGTEEMNYIDSYTKVDAAVARVAGIREAVGQDFGIGIDFHGRVHKAMAKILVKELEQYRPMFIEEPVLTENAESFREIAQHTTTPIATGERNYTRWGFKQLLRDGVVDIIQPDLSHAGGILETKKIAAMAEAFDVAVAPHAPLGPINLAASLQVDACTPNCIIQEQSLGIHYNKGSDLLDYLVDPTVFEYENGSVKIPKGPGLGIDINEEKVKEMSEQAELWKNPIWRHADGTVAEW from the coding sequence ATGAAAATCATAGATTTCAAACTGTATCAGCTGCCACCACGTTGGTTGTTCTTGAAAATAGAAACTGATATAGGCGTCTGCGGATGGGGAGAGCCTGTTGTGGAAGGACGTACGCATACCGTTGCTGCCTGTGTTACAGAATTGATGGACTATCTGATTGGTAAAGATCCGCGTCACATTGAAGACCACTTCCAGGTATTGTACCGAGGCGGTTTCTATCGTGGAGGACCAATCCTGATGAGTGCCATTTCCGGTATCGAACAAGCGCTGTGGGACATCAAAGGGAAGTATTACCACATGCCTGTCCATGAAATGCTCGGCGGATCTGTCCGTGACAATATCCAAGTTTACTCTTGGATCGGAGGCGACCGGCCCAGCGATGTAGGAGCTGCTGCCAAGGAAAAAGCGGAGGCAGGCTTCACCGCAATTAAGATGAATGGTACAGAAGAAATGAATTACATAGACAGCTATACCAAAGTCGATGCAGCAGTAGCAAGGGTAGCGGGAATTCGTGAAGCTGTCGGACAGGATTTTGGAATTGGAATCGATTTCCACGGGCGCGTCCATAAAGCGATGGCGAAAATACTCGTCAAAGAGCTGGAGCAGTATCGTCCGATGTTCATTGAAGAGCCGGTTCTGACAGAAAATGCAGAGTCCTTTAGAGAGATTGCACAGCACACGACGACTCCGATTGCAACAGGCGAACGGAACTACACCCGCTGGGGATTCAAGCAATTATTGAGGGATGGAGTAGTGGACATCATTCAGCCGGACTTGTCACACGCTGGTGGGATTCTGGAAACGAAAAAAATCGCCGCTATGGCAGAAGCCTTTGATGTAGCAGTCGCGCCGCACGCGCCACTCGGACCGATCAATCTCGCAGCGTCCCTGCAGGTCGACGCCTGTACGCCTAACTGCATCATCCAGGAACAGAGTCTAGGTATTCACTATAACAAGGGAAGCGATCTGCTTGATTACCTTGTGGATCCGACCGTCTTTGAATATGAGAATGGTTCGGTGAAAATCCCGAAAGGACCAGGGCTTGGAATCGATATCAACGAAGAGAAAGTCAAGGAAATGTCGGAACAGGCGGAGCTTTGGAAGAATCCGATCTGGCGGCATGCGGACGGTACCGTCGCTGAATGGTAA
- a CDS encoding GntP family permease — MSTTGLILLAVFGVALLLFLVMKTKLQAFIALILVSYIVGLLSGMNPMEVLEAVQAGMGGTVAEVAVIIGIGAMFGEILKASGGAERLALTLMNKFGEKRVNWALVLTGFIISIPVFLDVAFVILVPILYSLAQKTGKSLLHFGIPLLAGLAVTHSFIPPTPGPIAVASLIGANIGWVILFGFIAGIPAAILAGPVFGTYIGKKIHVKVPAEMLKNMAEEAKGKEYDKELPSFGMIAFLILLPLFLILLNTFGSAALPEGSTWVTVFSFIGDPGVALTMTALVTFYLLGTRRGYTKEEIQKIATKSLEPAGVIILITGAGGVFGEVLVQTGIGDVLADTMSNMNMPIIVFAFLVAAAVRIAQGSATVAMVTAASLISPVINTMGIEGPMLALLVITIASGATIASHVNDSGFWMVNRFFGLSEKDTLKSWTVMETIIALVGFGVSLILSLFVA, encoded by the coding sequence ATGTCTACAACAGGATTGATCCTGCTTGCAGTATTCGGAGTCGCTCTGCTGTTATTCCTCGTCATGAAGACGAAGCTGCAGGCGTTCATCGCGTTGATTCTTGTGAGTTACATTGTCGGACTCTTGTCCGGAATGAATCCGATGGAAGTTTTGGAAGCGGTTCAGGCAGGGATGGGAGGTACCGTCGCTGAGGTCGCGGTCATCATCGGTATCGGAGCTATGTTCGGAGAAATTCTTAAAGCATCCGGCGGAGCGGAACGTCTTGCTCTGACCTTGATGAACAAATTCGGTGAAAAACGCGTCAACTGGGCGCTGGTGCTTACCGGTTTCATTATTTCCATTCCCGTTTTTCTAGATGTAGCCTTTGTCATTCTCGTTCCTATTTTATATAGTCTTGCACAGAAAACAGGGAAATCATTGCTGCACTTCGGTATTCCGTTGCTTGCAGGTCTTGCCGTTACACACAGCTTCATCCCGCCTACTCCGGGACCGATCGCTGTAGCATCCTTGATCGGTGCCAACATCGGCTGGGTTATCCTCTTCGGATTCATTGCCGGAATTCCGGCAGCGATCCTTGCAGGGCCGGTATTCGGAACGTACATCGGTAAGAAAATCCATGTCAAAGTGCCTGCAGAAATGCTGAAGAACATGGCAGAAGAAGCAAAAGGAAAAGAATACGATAAGGAGCTTCCAAGCTTCGGTATGATCGCTTTTCTTATCCTGCTTCCACTATTCTTGATTCTACTTAATACGTTCGGCAGTGCCGCTTTACCAGAAGGAAGCACGTGGGTAACGGTCTTCTCCTTCATCGGTGATCCCGGTGTTGCTTTAACAATGACCGCTTTAGTTACGTTCTATCTACTTGGAACACGCCGTGGTTATACGAAAGAGGAAATCCAGAAGATTGCCACGAAGTCTCTGGAACCTGCAGGTGTCATTATCTTGATCACCGGTGCCGGTGGAGTCTTCGGTGAGGTACTTGTACAAACAGGAATCGGCGATGTCCTTGCCGATACGATGAGTAACATGAATATGCCGATCATCGTCTTCGCCTTCCTTGTAGCTGCTGCTGTCCGTATCGCTCAAGGTTCGGCAACGGTAGCGATGGTTACTGCAGCAAGCTTGATTTCTCCTGTCATCAACACGATGGGAATCGAAGGTCCGATGCTTGCGCTGCTGGTTATTACCATTGCGTCTGGTGCTACTATTGCTTCTCACGTCAACGATTCAGGATTCTGGATGGTTAACCGATTCTTCGGATTGTCTGAGAAGGATACGTTGAAGTCGTGGACGGTGATGGAAACGATCATCGCGCTTGTCGGTTTCGGTGTTTCGCTCATCCTCAGCTTGTTTGTAGCATAA
- a CDS encoding CDP-glycerol glycerophosphotransferase family protein, producing MNDASRNYWSLYAEFLSAFQSIRYKGFSIPYLCHFRSLNHENTYIWENLPNAAFRKHLSKDVKDRKALQALFDQYKQSHVKKKKSKLFPRMKAPKGKIVLYNAANLLRFPKETMDRHFRPDQTVLLQDFPAKKKPKIVKGIPVQGVPSNYLSSYRVPVEASVQVLQKQADKIIQTYSGHPMFNHASFRVNFHKQLSGIVQRIEETNRFFRKNPVSCIVFASTHYYQSRTIAMVAAEAGIPTVCMQHGIIGDEIGYMPQIADVEGVYGHFESEWFQKIGVKKTAVEIIGHPRFDNLFRRSSLMKSELVNQLKINPGKKTILVIVREDKQVDKWKTLVQNLSKEGNYNIIIKDFLYRGTPHPLTKLSPHIYSSAAIPLYDLIHHSDIVLTYLSTVGLEAMIADKPVFVLSTPFPTYTGYFDKLTPLVDPRPLKVARMVGKYLSDDQWKQQVKETRQSFLNHAYPTAKPSGTRLMDLLRRLSKQGGIPFE from the coding sequence ATGAACGACGCCTCAAGAAATTACTGGTCCTTATATGCAGAGTTTTTATCTGCTTTCCAGTCGATCAGGTATAAAGGGTTTTCTATTCCTTACCTGTGCCATTTCAGAAGTTTGAACCATGAGAATACGTATATATGGGAGAATCTACCGAATGCAGCCTTCCGTAAACATTTATCCAAGGATGTGAAGGATAGAAAGGCTCTGCAGGCACTATTCGATCAATACAAGCAGTCCCATGTGAAAAAGAAAAAGAGTAAACTATTTCCAAGGATGAAGGCTCCAAAGGGTAAAATCGTCTTGTACAATGCGGCCAATCTCCTTCGCTTCCCAAAGGAGACGATGGATCGGCATTTCCGGCCTGACCAGACCGTACTGCTTCAGGATTTTCCTGCAAAGAAGAAGCCGAAAATCGTTAAAGGGATTCCGGTCCAAGGTGTTCCGTCCAACTATTTGAGTTCCTATCGTGTCCCTGTAGAAGCAAGCGTTCAGGTGCTGCAAAAGCAAGCGGATAAAATCATTCAAACATACTCAGGTCATCCTATGTTTAACCATGCATCGTTTCGAGTGAACTTCCACAAACAATTGTCAGGGATTGTCCAGAGAATTGAAGAGACGAATCGTTTCTTCCGGAAAAACCCTGTATCCTGTATCGTTTTTGCATCCACCCATTATTATCAGAGCAGGACGATAGCTATGGTAGCGGCAGAAGCGGGTATCCCGACGGTCTGCATGCAGCATGGAATTATCGGGGATGAAATAGGGTACATGCCCCAAATTGCTGACGTGGAAGGGGTGTACGGGCATTTTGAATCGGAATGGTTTCAGAAGATCGGTGTAAAGAAGACGGCTGTTGAAATCATTGGGCATCCGCGGTTTGATAACCTCTTTCGCCGTTCGTCCCTGATGAAATCAGAGCTTGTCAATCAGCTGAAAATAAATCCGGGTAAAAAAACGATTCTTGTCATTGTAAGAGAAGATAAACAAGTCGATAAGTGGAAGACGCTGGTCCAGAACTTAAGTAAAGAAGGAAACTATAATATCATCATCAAAGACTTCCTCTACCGCGGCACCCCTCATCCGCTCACGAAACTTTCTCCTCATATCTATTCATCCGCAGCGATTCCATTATATGATTTGATCCACCACAGCGATATCGTCTTAACCTATTTATCAACCGTAGGTCTGGAAGCGATGATCGCGGATAAACCAGTGTTCGTACTATCCACCCCATTTCCAACCTATACAGGTTATTTTGACAAACTGACTCCGTTAGTAGACCCGCGTCCGCTGAAAGTAGCCCGTATGGTAGGGAAATACCTCAGCGACGATCAGTGGAAGCAGCAGGTGAAAGAAACACGACAGTCGTTTCTGAATCATGCGTATCCAACGGCCAAGCCGTCCGGTACCAGACTGATGGATCTCCTGCGGCGTCTCTCGAAGCAAGGGGGGATTCCGTTTGAATGA
- a CDS encoding class I SAM-dependent methyltransferase, producing MEEEKKTMEELHDHWKSSSTPDLYAPRVERSEFLTKYIRKCIVRNGQILEVGCNVGRNLNYLREQGYQNLSGIEISEEAVMAMKETFPELAEAAHIMNAPVEQIIKRLPSNSYDLVFSMAVLLHIHPDSDWVFEEMARISRDYIITVEAEQASGWHIFPRNYKAIFEDLGFKQVTESNAKAAGLKAYTLRVFKKLK from the coding sequence ATGGAAGAAGAGAAAAAAACGATGGAAGAGCTTCATGACCACTGGAAGAGCAGCAGTACACCAGATTTGTATGCTCCGAGAGTAGAGAGAAGTGAGTTCCTGACCAAATATATCCGCAAATGCATTGTCCGAAATGGACAAATTCTGGAGGTCGGCTGCAACGTCGGTCGAAACTTGAACTATTTAAGAGAGCAGGGCTACCAGAACCTGAGTGGAATTGAGATCAGCGAGGAAGCGGTAATGGCGATGAAGGAGACGTTTCCGGAATTAGCCGAAGCGGCGCACATCATGAATGCACCCGTGGAACAAATCATCAAACGCCTGCCGTCCAATTCCTATGATCTCGTGTTTTCCATGGCCGTGCTCCTTCATATACACCCGGACAGCGACTGGGTTTTCGAAGAGATGGCAAGGATATCCCGGGATTACATCATCACGGTTGAGGCAGAACAAGCATCAGGTTGGCACATTTTCCCTCGTAATTACAAAGCTATCTTTGAAGATCTCGGTTTTAAACAAGTGACGGAAAGCAATGCAAAAGCTGCCGGATTGAAGGCGTATACGCTTCGGGTCTTTAAAAAATTGAAATAA
- a CDS encoding GNAT family N-acetyltransferase, with amino-acid sequence MNIHQATMEEVEAAAVLFDQYRQFYKQDPDLEGAKAYIEQRMTRKDSVIFLVKEKDNYVGFTQLYPTYSSISMRNAWILNDLYVIPAARGKGIGERLLNKAKDFAKDTGAVSLSLSTAFDNYTAQKLYEKKGYSKEADFFHYSLPLDEAATIQNP; translated from the coding sequence ATGAACATCCACCAGGCTACCATGGAAGAAGTGGAAGCAGCCGCTGTTTTATTCGATCAATACCGCCAATTCTACAAGCAAGATCCGGATTTAGAAGGAGCGAAAGCCTACATAGAACAACGAATGACGCGGAAGGACTCTGTCATCTTTCTCGTAAAAGAAAAGGATAACTACGTCGGCTTCACCCAGCTCTATCCGACCTATTCTTCCATTTCCATGAGGAACGCTTGGATATTGAATGATTTGTATGTCATACCAGCAGCCCGCGGCAAAGGCATCGGAGAACGTCTGTTGAACAAAGCCAAAGACTTTGCCAAAGATACCGGAGCCGTCAGCCTCAGCCTGTCGACTGCTTTTGATAATTATACGGCGCAAAAGCTGTACGAGAAAAAAGGGTACAGCAAGGAAGCTGATTTCTTCCACTACAGTCTTCCCCTGGACGAAGCCGCAACTATACAAAATCCCTGA
- a CDS encoding nucleobase:cation symporter-2 family protein: protein MKTGALAVQHLLAMYAGAILVPLIVGASLGLNSEQLTYLVAIDILMCGVATILQVLRNRFFGIGLPVVLGCTFTAVGPMIAIGGEYGVSAIYGAILVSGLFVILISWFFSKLVRFFPPVVTGTVVTIIGITLIPVAINNMGGGEGASDFGSVSNIALSFGTLLFIVLLYRFTTGFTRSVAILIGIIAGTAAASFMGKVDVTSVMEASYFHMVEPFYFGTPTFHWSAILTMILVAMVSLVESTGVYFALSDLTKKKIEEKDLANGYRAEGIAILLGGVFNAFPYTAFSQNVGLMHMTGVKSRKVIFVTGAMLITLGFIPKIAALTTIIPEPVLGGAMVAMFGMVIAQGIKMLSAVIAESHENSMIVACSVGMGLGVTVVPELFAKLPQSFQILTSNGIVAGSVTAIVLNILFHMLPSKASKKVTVLSERGA from the coding sequence ATGAAAACAGGTGCACTGGCTGTCCAACACCTCCTTGCTATGTATGCGGGAGCCATTCTCGTCCCACTGATCGTCGGTGCTTCTCTTGGTCTGAATTCCGAGCAGCTCACTTACCTCGTTGCCATAGACATCCTTATGTGCGGCGTGGCGACGATCCTCCAGGTACTGAGGAACCGCTTCTTCGGGATTGGTCTCCCGGTCGTTCTCGGATGTACGTTCACAGCCGTCGGGCCGATGATCGCCATCGGCGGCGAATACGGGGTATCTGCGATATACGGGGCAATTCTAGTATCCGGTTTGTTCGTCATCCTCATCAGCTGGTTTTTCAGTAAATTGGTCCGCTTCTTCCCTCCTGTCGTCACGGGTACGGTCGTTACGATCATCGGGATTACCCTGATCCCTGTTGCTATCAACAATATGGGAGGCGGCGAAGGAGCAAGCGACTTCGGATCCGTTTCAAATATTGCCCTTTCTTTCGGTACGCTCTTATTCATCGTGCTCTTATACCGTTTCACGACAGGCTTCACCAGATCTGTCGCTATTCTGATCGGCATCATCGCCGGCACCGCGGCAGCATCCTTCATGGGGAAAGTCGATGTCACTTCCGTCATGGAAGCTTCCTATTTCCATATGGTCGAGCCCTTCTATTTCGGTACGCCCACCTTCCATTGGTCTGCCATCCTGACGATGATCCTCGTTGCCATGGTGTCTCTCGTTGAATCGACGGGTGTCTATTTCGCTTTGAGTGACTTGACGAAAAAAAAGATCGAAGAGAAGGATTTAGCCAACGGCTATCGAGCAGAAGGGATCGCCATTCTGCTTGGAGGAGTGTTCAACGCTTTTCCTTATACGGCTTTCTCCCAGAACGTCGGTTTGATGCATATGACAGGCGTAAAATCACGCAAAGTCATTTTCGTCACAGGCGCCATGCTCATCACCCTCGGATTCATTCCTAAAATTGCAGCCCTGACCACAATCATCCCGGAACCTGTGTTAGGGGGCGCGATGGTTGCGATGTTCGGCATGGTCATTGCACAGGGAATCAAGATGCTCAGCGCTGTCATCGCGGAATCACACGAGAATTCCATGATCGTCGCCTGTTCTGTAGGGATGGGGCTCGGCGTAACGGTCGTGCCCGAGCTGTTCGCCAAGCTCCCTCAAAGCTTCCAAATCCTCACGAGCAACGGCATCGTCGCTGGAAGCGTAACAGCGATCGTTCTAAATATCCTATTCCATATGCTCCCTTCCAAAGCCTCTAAGAAGGTTACGGTACTAAGCGAACGAGGAGCTTGA
- a CDS encoding xanthine phosphoribosyltransferase: MHLLEEKIKKEGRVLSDTVIKVDSFLNHQIDPQLMKEIGEGFAERFQQAGITKILTLESSGIAPAQMTGLSLGVPAIFARKRKSLTLNDHLYSAEVYSFTKQQTNEISVSKDYLTAEDTVLILDDFLANGQAALGLVDIVEQSGAALAGVGIVIEKGFQDGRKQLLDKGIRVESLAILSSLENGEVRFAEEEASV, from the coding sequence ATGCATCTACTAGAAGAAAAGATAAAAAAAGAAGGCCGCGTCCTTTCCGACACGGTTATCAAGGTCGATTCCTTTCTCAATCATCAGATCGATCCACAGTTGATGAAGGAAATCGGTGAAGGCTTCGCCGAACGATTCCAACAGGCCGGCATTACCAAAATCCTGACGCTGGAATCCTCCGGCATCGCACCGGCCCAAATGACCGGACTCAGCCTTGGAGTACCCGCCATATTCGCAAGGAAGCGGAAATCCCTGACGCTGAATGACCATCTCTATTCTGCCGAAGTCTATTCGTTCACGAAACAGCAGACGAATGAGATATCTGTTTCGAAAGACTACCTGACTGCCGAAGATACCGTCCTCATACTGGATGATTTCCTCGCCAATGGACAGGCAGCACTCGGGCTTGTTGATATTGTTGAACAATCCGGGGCAGCGCTTGCGGGTGTCGGAATTGTCATAGAGAAGGGATTCCAAGACGGCAGGAAGCAGCTTTTGGACAAAGGCATCCGGGTGGAGTCGTTAGCCATTCTATCTTCCCTTGAGAATGGAGAAGTACGCTTCGCTGAAGAGGAGGCGTCCGTATGA
- a CDS encoding DUF6376 family protein: MKKLSAALVGAIGVLGGCSMLEGVNNSLSYVNEATEYANEASSFAQEAPSLAEQAVQDPDAAGELETKLEEMKADIEEFNELDAPSVAEDLHQQVVSQNDKALEGIQVYLDNVENGTLDPSVIENTELFQTMSELSQIVDQIEEIQQLGE; this comes from the coding sequence ATGAAGAAATTATCGGCAGCTTTAGTAGGAGCAATCGGCGTGCTCGGCGGTTGTTCGATGCTGGAGGGAGTGAATAATTCCCTGTCGTACGTCAATGAAGCGACGGAATATGCCAATGAAGCCAGTTCTTTTGCACAAGAAGCACCGTCTCTTGCGGAACAGGCAGTTCAAGATCCGGATGCCGCTGGTGAGCTGGAGACAAAGCTGGAAGAAATGAAGGCGGATATAGAAGAATTCAATGAGCTGGATGCGCCTTCTGTTGCGGAAGATCTGCATCAACAGGTCGTTTCACAGAATGACAAGGCATTGGAGGGTATCCAAGTTTACTTGGATAACGTGGAGAACGGAACCCTCGACCCGTCCGTCATTGAAAACACAGAACTGTTTCAGACAATGAGTGAGCTGTCGCAGATCGTTGATCAAATCGAAGAAATTCAGCAGCTGGGTGAATGA
- a CDS encoding ZIP family metal transporter gives MDWNIGVMLISAFATAAGALPVLAIRQISHRGMDTILAYTAGVMVAASTYGLIPASLKLTNLYVLCFGVLLGALLLNALEYVLPHIDADHERHGRMLPFQGMMLVVAMTLHNIPEGLSVGASLASDVDNLGLVVALSMALQNAPEGFLVALFLMNQEVSKLRAFLFATLTGCIEFFAGVFGFFAVGAALWIVPYGLAFAAGAMLFIVYKELIPETHGHGYERLATFSFLIGLLSMIGLVEWFR, from the coding sequence ATGGATTGGAATATCGGAGTTATGTTGATATCTGCTTTCGCAACGGCGGCCGGGGCACTGCCGGTTCTTGCCATCAGGCAGATTTCCCACAGGGGTATGGATACAATTCTTGCTTACACAGCTGGGGTCATGGTAGCTGCTTCTACATACGGACTGATCCCGGCATCGCTTAAACTGACGAATTTATATGTCCTCTGTTTCGGAGTCCTGCTGGGGGCGCTTCTATTAAATGCCTTGGAATACGTCCTTCCCCACATCGATGCAGACCATGAAAGGCATGGGCGGATGCTTCCGTTTCAGGGGATGATGCTGGTCGTTGCCATGACGCTTCATAATATTCCGGAGGGACTGTCAGTCGGAGCCAGCCTTGCCAGTGATGTCGACAATCTCGGGCTTGTGGTCGCTTTGTCGATGGCTTTACAGAACGCTCCGGAAGGTTTTCTTGTCGCGCTCTTTCTTATGAATCAGGAAGTGTCCAAGCTGCGGGCATTTTTATTTGCGACACTTACCGGCTGTATTGAGTTCTTTGCGGGCGTCTTCGGTTTCTTCGCCGTTGGTGCAGCGCTATGGATCGTTCCATACGGGCTCGCGTTCGCCGCCGGTGCCATGTTGTTCATCGTATATAAAGAATTAATTCCGGAAACACACGGTCATGGATACGAGCGCCTGGCGACCTTTTCCTTTCTTATTGGACTGTTAAGTATGATCGGCCTTGTCGAATGGTTTCGCTAG
- a CDS encoding alpha/beta fold hydrolase — protein sequence MKRLYFLHGFMGTAETHFQSQLIHLKEEFELVPLDLPGHGSCSTDAGDPYFPSALQWVIERIQEEGKGFLWGLSLGASLAVHTAIKLPQYVEGIILTGYTPRVPESLTEVMNKQYDYFLHIEEHERSLADQFKALHGDRWKSTLRNVLHGMTFHYPALDDEAIEQLTAPTLVLNGSTEKHEREAAIHMKARNAAIQIGLLPNAGHTANMDQPEACSKLASSFLQGL from the coding sequence ATGAAACGACTATATTTCCTGCACGGGTTCATGGGGACAGCAGAAACGCACTTCCAAAGCCAGCTTATTCATTTAAAAGAAGAGTTTGAACTTGTTCCCCTCGATTTACCAGGACATGGATCCTGCTCAACAGATGCCGGTGATCCATACTTCCCGTCAGCCCTCCAATGGGTAATCGAACGGATACAGGAAGAAGGAAAGGGCTTCCTATGGGGATTGTCCCTCGGAGCTTCGCTTGCTGTTCATACCGCGATCAAACTTCCACAATATGTAGAAGGAATCATCCTGACAGGCTACACTCCCAGGGTCCCCGAGTCGCTGACAGAGGTGATGAACAAGCAATATGACTACTTCCTTCACATCGAAGAACACGAGAGAAGCCTCGCCGACCAGTTCAAAGCCCTGCATGGGGACAGATGGAAATCCACATTGAGAAACGTACTTCACGGGATGACCTTCCACTACCCTGCATTAGATGATGAAGCAATCGAGCAATTAACCGCTCCGACGCTCGTATTAAACGGAAGCACAGAGAAGCACGAACGGGAAGCTGCCATACATATGAAAGCACGTAACGCTGCCATCCAGATCGGTCTGCTTCCGAACGCCGGCCATACTGCAAATATGGACCAACCGGAAGCATGCAGTAAATTGGCATCGTCCTTCCTGCAAGGCTTGTAG